In one Coccinella septempunctata chromosome 6, icCocSept1.1, whole genome shotgun sequence genomic region, the following are encoded:
- the LOC123315365 gene encoding uncharacterized protein LOC123315365, whose product MVQGGRGQQALFGTVRRKSLLGLRRSLSLDGLNTRPADAPRRDGRTRWNEEENILLLRVHYIAKELERNKGMNYRQTLTNVWNEINPHRQSYANLLSNRVRWMFDNEKFTEIELNSIMLSCYPRGATPSSADESAEDILSQLPRESAVPKTSKLQQKLLEKYMMYAGIPLEKRPRIPRMKGSKIMLKKVQEVNEIIQQNLPTIAKIEEVVDLVYAGAITVCVELGVKITDSVKPMRKETPPPWKKRLEEKIKNIRKNIGILHTYLNTETPSSRVGKRTRQIASEFKIKSHDHHFRQRVIEMCDRLKQKIKALGNRIQRYNERVKRYKNNQLYYKNKQKFFCQLEHETSDQDNSPAEEAMYAFWKNIWEEEKVHDDEAHWIREAEADSAR is encoded by the exons ATGGTCCAGGGCGGTAGAGGGCAGCAGGCCCTCTTCGGAACCGTCCGGAGGAAGAGCCTGTTGGG ATTAAGGAGGAGTTTAAGCTTGGACGGGTTAAATACCCGCCCCGCTGACGCTCCAAGACGAGATGGGAGAACACGCTGGAACGAAGAGGAAAACATCCTCCTATTACGTGTTCATTACATCGCAAAGGAATTGGAACGGAACAAGGGCATGAATTATAGGCAGACCCTCACGAATGTGTGGAACGAGATCAATCCACATAGACAGTCGTACGCCAACCTTTTGAGCAATAGAGTAAGATGGATGTTTGATAATGAGAAGTTCACCGAAATTGAACTGAACAGCATAATGCTCAGCTGTTACCCACGAGGCGCCACACCGAGTTCTGCTGACGAGTCTGCAGAAGACATCCTAAGTCAACTACCAAGAGAAAGCGCTGTACCTAAAACAAGCAAATTACAACAAAAGCTACTTGAAAAATACATGATGTATGCTGGGATTCCACTTGAAAAGAGGCCTAGAATACCTAGAATGAAAGGCTCCAAAATCATGCTGAAAAAGGTGCAGGAGGTGAATGAGATAATCCAGCAGAATTTACCAACCATCGCAAAAATAGAGGAGGTAGTAGACCTTGTATATGCAGGGGCAATCACAGTTTGCGTAGAGCTGGGCGTAAAGATCACGGATTCTGTTAAACCGATGAGAAAGGAAACACCACCACCTTGGAAGAAACGTCTGGAAGAGAAGATAAAAAATATTAGGAAAAACATAGGTATACTGCACACTTACCTGAACACTGAAACTCCTTCCAGCAGAGTCGGGAAACGAACACGGCAAATAGCGTCGGAATTCAAAATCAAGTCCCATGACCATCACTTCAGGCAAAGGGTTATTGAAATGTGTGACaggctgaaacaaaaaattaaagcaTTAGGTAACAGAATCCAGCGATATAATGAGCGAGTGAAAAGGTATAAGAACAACCAACTCTATTATAAGAATAAGCAAAAGTTTTTCTGCCAACTTGAGCATGAAACATCTGATCAAGATAACTCACCAGCAGAAGAAGCCATGTATGCCTTTTGGAAAAACATATGGGAAGAAGAAAAGGTACACGATGATGAAGCGCATTGGATTAGGGAAGCAGAAGCGGACTCCGCCAGGTAG